Sequence from the Tripterygium wilfordii isolate XIE 37 chromosome 10, ASM1340144v1, whole genome shotgun sequence genome:
TTCATGGAAGGTAAACTTGCCCAGGAAAGCAGCTTCCTTTCATATCCAAGCATAAAGCAAAAGGCTACTTCACTTACAAATTTTCAACTGAGCACATCAACATCCTTTCCTTACCCATCCATTCATATTACATATTACCAACCAAGTCACATTCAATTCAAGTTTTTCAAACAAGGAATGCCAACGCAAAATGATGAACAACAAGAGCATTTCCCACAATGGGATAGTCTTCAAAATAAGCTGTGCCCATGCAACCATAATCAAAATGGGAAGCAAACAAGGTCACAATATCAGAACCCATTTGACAATTTGCTGCGTATACTCATCTATCCCACTCCGACTCCAGATGTCGAGGAATCATTTTTGACGGATTACCCCCTCTATCTCCAGGCAGCATGGTCAACTGATTACTCCCTGTATCCCCAGACAGCTTGGTCAAGTAATCCCAACCCATGATGTGGGGCAATGCAAACTGCACAGTagatcaaattaaacaaaattatcaTCAAGTGCACTAGGAactacaaaagaaaatgaaataaggAAAGGTGTGAGTGAACAGGGGGAAGCATTGGGATAAAGTTACGATTCCAGGTAAATTAACAGAAAATAGATAAAAGTTTATTGGTTTGCAGTACATTGCAGGCTGACTTTATCACCGCGAATTCTGCAGTTGTGACAGGAACAATAAACTTTTCATTGGTTTTCAGAATGTTGTTCGTAACACctacaaaaacaaaatgcaTAAAGATAATTTGCAACTTGATAGGGAAAACTGCAGAAAAAGGGGACTAGTATCCTTGTCAAagacattatttttaaaatttagaaagCCAAGCAAAAAGAAACATCAGATTAAAAGTAAGCATTCATTAGACTTCTTGAAATGAAACTAATGAACAATAGCCATGATTCTCAAATTCATCATGGGTTGTGTTGGGGGTTTTATATGATGGATTTTGAATGACATGAACTATCTTGGGAATTTTGTTCCTATGGATTCTCATGGGTTTAATAAATAAGTCAAAATGTCACAAGTGTCCTTATTTAATGTGTTTTAATGAGATTTGAAGGTATTATTGACTAAGGGCATTTTCTGTCTAAAAAATTCATAACCATGAAAACACACCAAAACACCCACTCATGGATTCCAAGGTGTCTATAAAACTCATGAGTCCATAATACACATCAAAAAGACTCTCTGGCATGGGCTTTCCATGAAGACCCTAGAACACAACCCATAAAACACCCTAGAACCATGAAAACTAAACTCCCACGCACACCTCATAGATCACTGTTTTTAACCACGAAAAATCACAAATGCAAAGATCAACTAGCTGCAACTTTCATTATTAGTGTCTAGCAACAAATCCCGTATACCTCATAGACCACTGTTTTTAACCACAAAAAATCACAAATGCAGAGATCAACTAGCTGCAACTTTCATTATTAGTGTCTAGCAACAAATCCCTCATGCAAGGATCAACTCATAACTCTATTTTCTTCACCCTATGCCTCAGTAGTCAGTACTAAAAAAAAAGCATCCCAACCTGGAAGAAACATGCCACAAACAAATCAAGCAGAACTAAAATTTTCACCATACGGTTGTTGAGATGTGGATACAAGGGAACATGTATATTGATTATAGAGTAATCTTGTAACAAGATGTTGACATCAGACCACTCAGAGAACTCCATAATCAATAACATGAAGGAGTCCACACAATAAGAGTCCTAGAAAAGAAACACACTTCAAACATTGAGCAGACTATCCACCAcggataaattcataatttcgTAAATCTCATGCTGAAATCCAGCAACTTCTTCATGAAAGTTCTAGTTTTTTAACACATCACTACCATTTGAATAATTTCTAACAAATTTACCATTCTTCTAAGAACTGGAAGAATAATCTTCAGCAAAGAACAGCATAGATTATAATATgaatcaatttaaacataaccTTTACTGGTGAGaccaaattataacatgattaCAAAAGATGTCCACTAATTCTaccaataaaataagaaaatgtaCTGAATCTGTACAGTGAATATGATACCAATAGCAACATTGCCACAACCTTCATTGAACCATCCAATAAAACTTCTGCAGTTACGAACTGATATGCAAGACAAAAAGACTAACCAACAAAATTTTAACAAGAAATTTCAATTCCCTATAAGTGGAATCGCAATTCTATGAATCTAAAGATGTGTACTATGACAGAGATGTAAAAGCTCAAAAATTTACAcccaaaacaatttcaaacagagaGAGAGCTCACTTAGAGAAAGAAGATAGCCATTGCCATCAGCCTGCGGCTTAATCGATAAGCTCTTCCTCACTTGACCAGCATTGCTGCAGCATAAGTCACACATCAAAACCTAATAGAAAGTTTTGGGAAAGAGGGTGTTTCCAGAATCACAACAAACAAAAATGTTGCACCCTGGACATTTAGGGTATGTTAGTGAGGCATTTGCAAAGTTTTTTAAAGTAGAGTTCGATGATTTTTTGAAGAGAAGGTAAGGAAAGGTTATTTACCTTGTTCATAAGAAAGGATTATAAATCTTGTTTAAGAGGGTTGGAACCTAACCCTCTAAAACCTTGAGTGCCAACTGGtgaacaagttttttttttaacaatcctCCCCTTAAAAACCTTCCGAACATCTCCTCATAGACACCCATATTTTATCATAACATGATCTTTCTTTCCTCCTTAGAATCAAAATATAAGAACAGTTTGCTGAGGCTGAAACAGAATAAGATTTAAATGGCTGTAACTTAAAAAGTTTCAGTTCAAAAAATCAACCTTGATTTCATTGAAGGGTCATGGAAGAATTCAGAAGAATCTTTGGGACCCAAGCTTATCAAAGACCCAACTTCTGTCGCTGATAAAGCAAATACCTGCAAGAAGGATACATATTCAGTCAAGTGTCAAGTGCATAACATAAGAAACAGAGTCTATGTCAGCTTCTCATGAGTATCACTGGGGCAGCTAAAAGACACAACTACCTGCAACAGTTTTATTAATATTAGGATCACAGGATGATAATACAGGAAACTTTATACCATTTACCTGCCGCTTTTCCCGGTCATACTTTCGTTCACCAATAGCAGGGCAAAAAGACAACATCACAGAACCACGCCGATCCATTTTGAGACTACCATACTACAAGTAGGAGGTATGAGTGAACTCCACAAAAAAGAGAAGCACATTATTATCTATTTACACACAAATTATGGCATACTTGTGATTTAGCGAATGTTGGAAGGACTGGCTGAACGGAGAGTGCTGCTTTGCCCTTATATACATAATAAGGAGCAAAGATCCGGTTAGTGGAATGTCCTGCATATTCAAATCAAGCTAGATATAAATGACCAGAGCAAAACCATGacaaaaaatgagaaagaaGCAGAACCAAAATATCACcctgaaaataattttataaaagCATTAGAGGCCTTTACCGGAAAGGTTCTGGCTAGCAGTCGAAAAGCAAGACAAGGATGTAAATGTATGCAATCTTAAAGCATCTTTGAGGTCACCAGCTCTCCTGAAAAACAAATTTTCAGAAGAGTTCCtgtcataaaaattaaaaaagaaaaaatttggaATGCTAAATCAATGAAGCCTGAGTGAGTCTATGCATGGATGAAATATCATCAAATTATTTATAGAGCTAAATAGAAAAGGTTTTTTTGAAAGACTTATCATTCATAATATGAATTTCTGCCAATTGCTAAACATATATTGCTCTTAGTCCAAGATACATCATGAAAGAGACTtcacaaagaaaaacacaaggTTGACAAAAGTAATGAAATCAATGGATCAAAGAcaatgaaaaacttttcaacaaaaagaaatttcAGATACAGAATCAAGAGGTTATCATCAAGGGCTCTACTCAGCAGTGCTCAGACTACATACAAACTTACTGTCAAAATGCACTTTAATGTGAATTTGTTTAAAGCTTCAAagcaatttaaagcatagaGGTTTAAGAGTGGATCTATCTATCTAAAGCAGGTATGGATCCTTCAGTATAATGCATTTAAAAGGCTGCTTGGTAAACTCTTATCTTGGTTTTCACATTAAAAACCTTCAAGGTGAAGCAGCAATTAGGAGAAGTTAGAAAGTGTGAAATAGGTTGTTCACTATGCAATcctttttcataaaaaataggTTGTTAACTGTGCAAtcctttttcataaaaaaaatccacataaGGAATTTCAAGTTTATTAGAACATATCACAGA
This genomic interval carries:
- the LOC120006998 gene encoding single-stranded DNA-binding protein WHY2, mitochondrial isoform X2 yields the protein MMKLQGLLQFRRAGDLKDALRLHTFTSLSCFSTASQNLSGHSTNRIFAPYYVYKGKAALSVQPVLPTFAKSQYGSLKMDRRGSVMLSFCPAIGERKYDREKRQVFALSATEVGSLISLGPKDSSEFFHDPSMKSSNAGQVRKSLSIKPQADGNGYLLSLSVTNNILKTNEKFIVPVTTAEFAVIKSACNFALPHIMGWDYLTKLSGDTGSNQLTMLPGDRGGNPSKMIPRHLESEWDR
- the LOC120006998 gene encoding single-stranded DNA-binding protein WHY2, mitochondrial isoform X1 — translated: MMKLQGLLQFRNSSENLFFRRAGDLKDALRLHTFTSLSCFSTASQNLSGHSTNRIFAPYYVYKGKAALSVQPVLPTFAKSQYGSLKMDRRGSVMLSFCPAIGERKYDREKRQVFALSATEVGSLISLGPKDSSEFFHDPSMKSSNAGQVRKSLSIKPQADGNGYLLSLSVTNNILKTNEKFIVPVTTAEFAVIKSACNFALPHIMGWDYLTKLSGDTGSNQLTMLPGDRGGNPSKMIPRHLESEWDR